From Nitrobacter sp. NHB1, a single genomic window includes:
- a CDS encoding ABC transporter ATP-binding protein has translation MNATSQPLLEVRDLSVAFHHAGGPSVAVDRISFDIKRGECVALVGESGSGKSVSALSVLKLLPYPAASHPSGNIRFKGRELLGMSEREIRSIRGNDISIIFQEPMTSLNPLHTIEAQISEIMLLHGGVRGAAARKRTLELLTQVGIPDPETRLASYPHQLSGGQRQRVMIAMALANEPDLLIADEPTTALDVTVQAQILTLLADIRARLGMSLLFITHDLGIVRRIADRVCVMNGGKIVEKGPVEQVFEEPHHPYTRELLAAEPKPDPAPPRPESPVVIEADNLKVWFPIRRGLLRKTVGHIKAVDGVTLKVRKGETLGVVGESGSGKTTLGLALLRLISSDGPIAFLSKNIQGLRFKAMRPFRRDMQIVFQDPFGALSPRMSVGDIVAEGLSVHQRALSDTEREARVVKALKDVGLDPATRFRYPHEFSGGQRQRISIARAVVLEPNFVVLDEPTSALDMLFQAQMVDLLRELQRKRDLTYMFISHDLRVVASLASHLIVMRNGKVVEEGPASHLFKSPKSDYTRALFAAAFRLETAPGESSAK, from the coding sequence ATGAACGCCACCAGCCAGCCGCTGCTCGAGGTTCGCGACCTGTCCGTTGCGTTTCACCATGCCGGTGGACCATCGGTCGCCGTCGATCGTATTTCGTTCGATATCAAACGCGGCGAGTGCGTGGCGCTGGTCGGCGAATCCGGCTCCGGAAAATCCGTCAGCGCGCTCTCGGTCCTGAAGCTTCTGCCCTATCCGGCCGCGTCGCATCCCTCCGGCAACATCCGCTTCAAAGGCCGCGAACTGCTCGGCATGTCGGAGCGCGAGATCAGGAGCATTCGCGGCAACGACATCTCGATCATCTTCCAGGAGCCGATGACCTCGCTCAATCCGCTGCACACCATCGAAGCGCAGATCAGCGAGATAATGCTGCTGCACGGCGGGGTTCGCGGCGCGGCGGCACGGAAGCGGACCCTGGAGCTGCTGACACAAGTTGGCATTCCCGATCCGGAGACCCGGCTTGCCAGCTACCCGCATCAATTGTCCGGCGGCCAGCGCCAGCGGGTCATGATCGCAATGGCGCTCGCCAACGAACCCGACCTTCTGATAGCGGACGAGCCGACTACCGCGCTCGACGTCACCGTGCAGGCGCAGATCCTTACCCTGCTGGCGGATATCCGCGCCCGGCTCGGAATGAGTCTGTTGTTCATCACGCACGATCTCGGCATCGTCCGCCGCATCGCCGACCGTGTTTGCGTCATGAACGGCGGCAAGATCGTCGAGAAGGGACCGGTCGAGCAGGTCTTTGAAGAGCCGCACCATCCCTACACGCGCGAGTTGCTGGCCGCGGAGCCGAAGCCCGACCCGGCGCCGCCGCGGCCGGAGTCCCCGGTCGTGATCGAAGCCGACAATCTCAAGGTCTGGTTTCCGATCCGGCGCGGTCTGTTGCGCAAGACGGTCGGCCACATCAAGGCGGTGGACGGCGTGACGCTGAAGGTGCGCAAGGGCGAAACGCTCGGCGTCGTCGGCGAATCCGGGTCCGGCAAGACCACGCTCGGGCTGGCGCTGTTGCGGCTGATCTCGTCGGATGGCCCGATCGCGTTCCTCAGCAAGAACATCCAGGGGCTGCGCTTCAAGGCGATGCGGCCGTTCCGTCGCGACATGCAGATTGTGTTTCAGGATCCGTTCGGGGCGTTGAGCCCGCGAATGTCGGTCGGCGATATCGTGGCCGAGGGTTTGAGCGTGCATCAGCGAGCGCTTTCGGACACTGAGCGCGAGGCGCGGGTGGTCAAGGCGCTTAAGGATGTCGGGCTCGATCCGGCGACACGCTTCCGCTATCCGCACGAATTCTCCGGCGGCCAGCGCCAGCGCATCAGCATCGCGCGCGCCGTGGTGCTGGAGCCGAATTTCGTCGTGCTGGACGAGCCGACCAGCGCGCTCGACATGCTGTTCCAGGCGCAGATGGTCGATCTCTTGCGCGAATTGCAGCGCAAGCGCGACCTGACCTACATGTTCATCTCGCATGACCTGCGCGTGGTCGCCTCTCTTGCCAGCCATCTCATCGTGATGCGGAACGGCAAGGTGGTCGAGGAAGGGCCGGCGTCGCACCTGTTCAAGAGTCCGAAATCGGATTACACGCGCGCGCTGTTTGCGGCGGCCTTCCGGCTTGAGACTGCGCCGGGCGAATCGAGCGCAAAATAA
- a CDS encoding ABC transporter permease produces MAVTSPKPVESGAVSPLGEAVPPARHPLRLSPLNRRRWQSFKSNRRGYWSLWIFLILFFISLFAELIANDRPFLISFDGHLYFPAFVTYPETAFGGDFQTAADYRDPYLQKLIAAKGGTIIWPLIRYSYDTHNLDLPTPAPSKPTWLLTEAECKDVVQRKHLTGCRDLEYNWLGTDDQGRDVVARLIYGFRISVLFGLCLTIVSSIIGIAAGGVQGYFGGWIDLGFQRFIEVWTAIPSLYLLLILSSVLVPGFFVLLGILLLFSWVSLVGLVRAEFLRGRNFEYITAARALGVSNATIMFRHLLPNAMVATMTFLPFIVSSSVMTLTALDFLGFGLPPGSPSLGEMLAQGKANVQAPWLGFTGFFALAIMLSLLIFIGEAVRDAFDPRKTFR; encoded by the coding sequence TCGAATCCGGAGCCGTCTCGCCGCTGGGCGAAGCGGTGCCGCCGGCGCGCCATCCGCTCCGCCTGTCGCCGCTCAATCGTCGCCGCTGGCAGAGCTTCAAATCGAACCGGCGCGGCTACTGGTCGCTCTGGATATTCCTGATCCTGTTTTTCATTTCGCTGTTTGCGGAATTGATCGCCAACGACCGGCCGTTCCTGATCAGCTTCGACGGGCATCTCTATTTTCCGGCATTCGTGACCTATCCGGAAACCGCGTTCGGCGGCGACTTCCAGACCGCCGCCGACTATCGCGATCCCTATTTGCAGAAGCTGATCGCGGCGAAGGGCGGCACCATCATCTGGCCGCTGATCCGCTATTCCTACGACACCCACAACCTCGATCTGCCGACGCCGGCGCCCTCGAAACCGACCTGGCTTCTGACCGAGGCTGAATGCAAGGATGTGGTGCAGAGAAAGCACCTCACAGGTTGTCGCGATCTCGAATACAACTGGCTCGGCACCGACGATCAGGGGCGCGACGTCGTAGCGCGGCTGATTTACGGATTCCGCATCTCGGTCCTGTTCGGACTCTGCCTGACCATTGTGTCGTCGATCATCGGCATCGCGGCCGGCGGCGTGCAGGGATATTTCGGCGGCTGGATCGATCTCGGATTCCAGCGCTTCATCGAAGTCTGGACCGCGATCCCCTCGCTCTATCTGCTCTTGATACTGTCGTCGGTGCTGGTGCCGGGATTCTTCGTGCTGCTCGGAATCCTGCTGCTGTTCTCGTGGGTCTCGCTGGTCGGTCTGGTGCGCGCCGAATTCCTGCGCGGCCGTAACTTCGAATACATCACGGCGGCGCGGGCGCTCGGCGTGTCGAACGCGACCATCATGTTCCGCCATCTTCTGCCCAACGCTATGGTCGCGACCATGACGTTCCTGCCGTTCATCGTGTCGTCGTCGGTGATGACCCTGACCGCACTGGATTTCCTCGGCTTCGGGCTGCCGCCGGGCTCGCCCTCGCTCGGCGAAATGCTGGCGCAGGGCAAGGCCAACGTGCAGGCGCCGTGGCTTGGGTTCACCGGATTTTTCGCGCTCGCGATCATGCTGTCGCTCTTGATTTTCATCGGCGAAGCCGTGCGCGATGCCTTCGACCCGCGCAAGACGTTCAGGTAG